From one Felis catus isolate Fca126 chromosome E2, F.catus_Fca126_mat1.0, whole genome shotgun sequence genomic stretch:
- the FTL gene encoding ferritin light chain, which yields MSSQIRQNYSTEVEAAVNRLVNMHLRASYTYLSLGFYFDRDDVALEGVGHFFRELAEEKREGAERLLKMQNQRGGRALFLDVQKPSQDEWGKTLDAMEAALLLEKNLNQGLLDLHALGSARADPHLCDFLENHFLDEEVKLIKKMGDHLTNLRRLSGPQAELGEYLFERLTLKHD from the exons ATGAGCTCCCAGATTCGTCAGAATTATTCCACCGAGGTGGAGGCCGCCGTCAACCGCCTGGTCAACATGCATCTGCGGGCCTCCTACACCTACCTCTCTCTG GGCTTCTATTTCGACCGTGACGATGTGGCTCTGGAGGGCGTGGGCCACTTCTTCCGCGAGTTGGCCGAGGAGAAGCGGGAGGGCGCCGAGCGCCTCTTGAAGATGCAAAACCAGCGCGGCGGCCGCGCCCTCTTCCTGGACGTGCAG AAGCCGTCCCAAGATGAGTGGGGTAAAACCCTGGACGCCATGGAAGCCGCCCTGCTTCTGGAGAAGAACTTGAACCAGGGCCTTTTGGATCTGCATGCCCTGGGTTCTGCCCGCGCAGACCCCCAT ctctgtgacttcctgGAGAATCACTTTCTAGATGAGGAGGTGAAACTCATTAAGAAGATGGGCGACCATCTGACTAATCTCCGCAGGCTGTCCGGCCCCCAGGCCGAGCTGGGCGAGTATCTCTTCGAAAGACTCACCCTCAAGCACGACTAG
- the BAX gene encoding apoptosis regulator BAX isoform X1 — protein sequence MGGETPELALEQVPQDASTKKLSECLKRIGDELDSNMELQRMIAAVDTDSPREVFFRVAAEMFSDGNFNWGRVVALFYFASKLVLKALCTKVPELIRTIMGWTLDFLRERLLGWIQDQGGWDGLLSYFGTPTWQTVTIFVAGVLTASLTIWKKMG from the exons ATGGGGGGAGAGACGCCCGAGCTGGCCCTGGAGCAGGTGCCCCAGGACGCGTCCACCAAGAAGCTGAGCGAGTGTCTCAAGCGCATCGGAGAtgaactggacagtaacatggaATTGCAGAG GATGATCGCAGCTGTGGACACAGACTCCCCCCGCGAGGTCTTTTTCCGAGTGGCAGCGGAGATGTTTTCCGATGGCAACTTCAACTGGGGCCGGGTCGTTGCCCTCTTCTACTTTGCCAGCAAACTGGTGCTCAAG GCCCTGTGTACCAAGGTGCCCGAGCTGATCCGGACCATCATGGGCTGGACACTGGACTTCCTTCGAGAGCGGCTGCTGGGCTGGATCCAGGACCAGGGTGGTTGG GACGGCCTCCTCTCCTACTTTGGGACACCCACGTGGCAGACAGTGACCATCTTTGTGGCCGGAGTGCTGACTGCGTCACTCACCATCTGGAAAAAGATGGGCTGA
- the BAX gene encoding apoptosis regulator BAX (The RefSeq protein has 2 substitutions compared to this genomic sequence), whose amino-acid sequence MDGSGEQPRGGGHTSSEQIMKTGALLLQGFIQDRAGRMGGETPELALEQVPQDASTKKLSECLKRIGDELDSNMELQRMIAAVDTDSPREVFFRVAAEMFSDGNFNWGRVVALFYFASKLVLKALCTKVPELIRTIMGWTLDFLRERLLGWIQDQGGWDGLLSYFGTPTWQTVTIFVAGVLTASLAIWKKMG is encoded by the exons ATGGACGGGTCCGGGGAGCAGCCCAGAGGCGGGG ggccCACCAGCTCTGAGCAGATCATGAAGACAGGGGCCCTTTTGCTTCAGGG tttcatccaagATCGAGCAGGGCGAATGGGGGGAGAGACGCCCGAGCTGGCCCTGGAGCAGGTGCCCCAGGACGCGTCCACCAAGAAGCTGAGCGAGTGTCTCAAGCGCATCGGAGAtgaactggacagtaacatggaATTGCAGAG GATGATCGCAGCTGTGGACACAGACTCCCCCCGCGAGGTCTTTTTCCGAGTGGCAGCGGAGATGTTTTCCGATGGCAACTTCAACTGGGGCCGGGTCGTTGCCCTCTTCTACTTTGCCAGCAAACTGGTGCTCAAG GCCCTGTGTACCAAGGTGCCCGAGCTGATCCGGACCATCATGGGCTGGACACTGGACTTCCTTCGAGAGCGGCTGCTGGGCTGGATCCAGGACCAGGGTGGTTGG GACGGCCTCCTCTCCTACTTTGGGACACCCACGTGGCAGACAGTGACCATCTTTGTGGCCGGAGTGCTGACTGCGTCACTCACCATCTGGAAAAAGATGGGCTGA